Within the Prochlorococcus sp. MIT 1300 genome, the region ATTGGCACTGGACCTGTCGTTCCTCTAGCCTGGTGGCTAGCAATACCTTATTTCATTGTAATACCAGCAGCAAGTTTGATTAGCTTGGCTCTATTAGCAAATTTTCGTTGGCGCTTTCTACCTGTTTTTGAAGCTGTTCACCGACAAAGCTTTGGAACCATTGCATATGGACTATCTATCACCTGCTTATGCATAATCTTTTGGGAAAACAGTCCTGAAGCAGTAACTGCAGGGGTTTTAACAATGTCATTAGGCGATGGATTGGCTGGTTTAATTGGTAAAAATATTCAATCCAATAGTTGGATGATCTGGGGTCAGAAAAAATCATTCGCTGGGACTCTGACAATGGGCATAGTTACATTAGGCTTGCTAACGATCCTTTCGATATTGATTAATGGCCATTTTCACCCAATAAAAATAATAATCACTACCTTGATTGTTGTTGCTTTAGAACAACTTAGCAAATGGGGTATAGACAACCTAACAGTACCAATAAGTGTTGCTTTGTTCTGGGGGTGGCTGGCGACAGCCTAAAAGTTAATTCACCTTTTCTTTGCCTTAAGCATTTTGACGGCGTCTGCTAAATTTTCAAGTAATTTAGCGGTAGTGCCAATATCAATACAAGCATCAGTAATACTTTGCCCATACACAAGAGAAGACAAATCACTAGATAATTTTTGGTTACCTTCAACTAAATGACTTTCCAACATCACACCCATTACATGAGTAGAGTCTTGGCGAACCTGATTTGCTATTTCATTTAAAACATCAGACTGGCGTCTAAAATCTTTATCAGAATTTCCATGACTACAATCAACCATCAAACGATCACAAAGATGGGCTTTTCGCAAATCCCTAACTACTCCCTGAATGGCTTCTAGATGATAATTACTGCCGGCTTTGCCGCCTCGTAACACAAGGTGTCCGTCAGGGTTACCAGTAGTACTAACAATCGAAGCATGGCCTTCTCGATTAATTCCCAAAAAGTGATGTGGCCTAGAAGCAGCCTCCATAGCATTAATAGCAATCGTTGCAGTTCCATCCGTTCCATTCTTATAACCAATAGGCATTGATAAGCCTGATGCCATTTCTCTATGGGTCTGACTTTCAGTGGTTCTTGCACCGATAGCAGTCCAAGCAATCAAATCAGCAATATATTGAGGAACTACTGGATCCAGCAATTCTGTAGCAGCTGGCATACCACTACGTCCCAAATCCAACAACAAGGCTCGAGCGGAGCGCAAACCAGTATTTATGTCATATGAACCATCTAGATGCGGATCATTAATTAAGCCTTTCCAGCCAACAGTAGTTCGTGGTTTCTCAAAATAAACCCGCATCACAATCTCTAATTCAGCCGCAAAGCGCTCACGCAAAGGTGCTAGGTGACTCGCATAATCTTTTGCTGCTTCCACATCATGAACAGAGCAAGGCCCTACGATTACTAACAAACGAGAGTCTTGACCCTGCAGTATTAATTGAATACGTTTACGACTCTCTGAAACAGTGTTAAGAGTCACTGGGTCTATAGGTAAATCCTTATGAAGCAATGCAGGTGGTACCAAAGGCCGGGTATCCACCACATGAAGATCAGCAGTGGTGGTCATTTCATGCAAATTCATAACTTACCAAGCAAGGAGAGCTGCAAGCGGTAAGCACCCCTCACTATCATTTCAACATTGATTTCAACCAAATGGGACCCACGATAAACAAGAATAGGAA harbors:
- a CDS encoding 3-deoxy-7-phosphoheptulonate synthase, coding for MTTTADLHVVDTRPLVPPALLHKDLPIDPVTLNTVSESRKRIQLILQGQDSRLLVIVGPCSVHDVEAAKDYASHLAPLRERFAAELEIVMRVYFEKPRTTVGWKGLINDPHLDGSYDINTGLRSARALLLDLGRSGMPAATELLDPVVPQYIADLIAWTAIGARTTESQTHREMASGLSMPIGYKNGTDGTATIAINAMEAASRPHHFLGINREGHASIVSTTGNPDGHLVLRGGKAGSNYHLEAIQGVVRDLRKAHLCDRLMVDCSHGNSDKDFRRQSDVLNEIANQVRQDSTHVMGVMLESHLVEGNQKLSSDLSSLVYGQSITDACIDIGTTAKLLENLADAVKMLKAKKR
- a CDS encoding dolichol kinase codes for the protein MQYVYPLCVIGIWITIVVCIAQISKIFWPNQNELSRKIVHIGTGPVVPLAWWLAIPYFIVIPAASLISLALLANFRWRFLPVFEAVHRQSFGTIAYGLSITCLCIIFWENSPEAVTAGVLTMSLGDGLAGLIGKNIQSNSWMIWGQKKSFAGTLTMGIVTLGLLTILSILINGHFHPIKIIITTLIVVALEQLSKWGIDNLTVPISVALFWGWLATA